In the genome of Physeter macrocephalus isolate SW-GA chromosome 20, ASM283717v5, whole genome shotgun sequence, one region contains:
- the LOC102996014 gene encoding RNA-binding protein 47-like, with protein MTAEDSTTAMSSEPAAGSSTKVPEGVAGAPNEAALLALMERTGYSMVQENGQRKYGGPPPGWEGPHPQRGCEVFVGKIPRNVYEDELVPVFEAVGRIYELRFMMDFDGKNRGYAFVMYCHKHKAKRAVRELNNYEIRPGRLLGLCCSVDNCRLCIGGIPKMKKREEILEEIAKVTEGVLDVIVYASAADKMKNRGFAFIEYESHCAAAMARRKLMPGRIQLWGHQIAVDWAEPEIDMDEDVMETVKILYVRKLMIETTENTIKKSFGQFNPGCVERVKKIRDYAFVHFVSREDAVHTMNNLNGTKLEGSCLEVTLAKPVDKEQYSRYQKAAKGGGAAEEAMVQQPSYVYSCDPYTLAYYGYPYNALIGPNRDYFVKAGSIRGPGRGTAGNRAPGPRGSYLGGYSAGRGIYSRYHEGKGKQEKGYELVPNLEISGASLLPVAIKPGTVAIPAIGAQYSMFQAAPAPKMIEDGKIHTMEHMISPIAVQPDPASTAAAAAAVIPAVSTSPPFQGRPITPVYTVAPNVQRIPAAGIYRASYVPFAAPTTATIATLQKNAAAALYSGYAGYIPQAFPAAAIQVPIHDVYQTY; from the exons ATGACCGCAGAGGATTCCACCACAGCCATGAGCAGCGAGCCGGCCGCTGGGTCCTCCACCAAGGTGCCCGAGGGCGTGGCGGGCGCGCCCAACGAGGCGGCGCTTCTGGCGCTGATGGAGCGCACGGGCTACAGCATGGTGCAGGAGAACGGGCAGCGCAAGTATGGCGGCCCGCCGCCCGGCTGGGAAGGTCCGCACCCGCAGCGCGGCTGCGAGGTCTTCGTGGGCAAGATCCCGCGCAACGTGTACGAGGACGAGCTGGTGCCCGTGTTCGAGGCGGTGGGCCGCATCTACGAGCTGCGCTTCATGATGGACTTCGACGGCAAGAACCGCGGCTACGCCTTCGTCATGTACTGCCACAAACACAAGGCCAAGCGCGCCGTGCGTGAGCTCAACAACTACGAGATCCGCCCCGGCCGCCTGCTCGGCCTGTGCTGCAGCGTGGACAACTGCCGCCTCTGCATCGGCGGCATCCCCAAGATGAAGAAGCGCGAGGAGATCCTGGAGGAGATTGCCAAGGTCACGGAAGGTGTGCTCGACGTGATCGTCTACGCCAGCGCGGCCGACAAGATGAAGAACCGCGGCTTCGCCTTCATCGAATACGAGAGCCACTGCGCCGCCGCCATGGCGCGCCGCAAGCTCATGCCCGGCCGCATCCAGCTTTGGGGCCACCAGATCGCCGTGGACTGGGCCGAGCCCGAGATTGACATGGACGAGGACGTGATGGAGACCGTGAAGATCCTCTACGTGCGGAAGCTCATGATTGAGACCACCGAGAACACCATCAAGAAGAGCTTCGGCCAGTTCAACCCGGGCTGCGTGGAGCGTGTCAAGAAGATCCGCGACTACGCCTTCGTGCACTTTGTCAGCCGCGAGGACGCCGTGCACACCATGAACAACCTCAACGGCACCAAGCTGGAGGGCTCATGCCTCGAGGTGACGCTGGCCAAGCCCGTGGACAAGGAGCAGTACTCCCGCTACCAGAAGGCGGCCAAGGGCGGCGGCGCAGCCGAGGAGGCAATGGTGCAGCAGCCCAGCTACGTGTACTCCTGTGACCCCTACACACTGGCCTACTATGGCTACCCCTACAACGCGCTCATTGGGCCCAACAGGGACTACTTCGTGAAAGCAGGCAGCATAAGAGGCCCGGGTCGAGGTACAGCTGGCAACAGAGCCCCAGGGCCTAGGGGTTCCTACCTTGGGGGATATTCTGCTGGCCGTGGTATATATAGCCGATAtcatgaaggaaaaggaaaacaagaaaaaggataTGAACTTGTACCAAATTTGGaaatctctggggcttccctg TTGCCAGTTGCCATTAAACCTGGTACAGTGGCCATCCCTGCCATCGGGGCCCAGTATTCCATGTTTCAGGCAGCTCCGGCTCCTAAAATGATTGAAGATGGTAAAATCCACACAATGGAGCACATGATCAGCCCCATCGCTGTGCAGCCAGACCCAGCCAGCACCGCGGCCGCGGCTGCCGCCGTCATCCCTGCCGTGTCCACGTCACCACCTTTCCAGGGCCGCCCAATAACTCCAGTGTACACGGTGGCTCCGAACGTTCAGAGAATTCCTGCTGCCGGGATCTACAGGGCCAGTTATGTGCCATTTGCTGCTCCGACCACAGCTACGATCGCCACGCTGCAGAAGAACGCGGCGGCCGCCCTCTACAGCGGGTACGCAGGCTACATACCTCAGGCCTTCCCCGCCGCTGCTATCCAGGTGCCTATCCATGACGTCTACCAGACCTACTGA